The following coding sequences are from one Ficedula albicollis isolate OC2 chromosome 14, FicAlb1.5, whole genome shotgun sequence window:
- the CFAP70 gene encoding cilia- and flagella-associated protein 70: MEVPAGLASGKEPAAAALPTVSLPIPVQITVVSGENLKTLKSSMLFSMVRVEYNGAVLGDSSKTHVMPDGTAEYDFSTSFECSPDGPNSLDVLVQKPLLLTVLEVVPKEKKKPEKITPLAQAVVDLLPLLQGVRSLKVFAPLYAVPASPSEMLHPEATSGLEVTVSTKELLLSASQFSSGNLLSITLEAAYSVPEAFTTDAQQNYMACLQMPAAGEKELPLLFKNGILKAGGEKEPLPRPKNWPLGPLLAPGALKIPDSFIVGGRYEDEDGELTKSEDREFRMQAESTKRIVWDTERRCFLDAAAVAVLQKRIAECRYWPVELCRMTVASAGKGKVAKMDKGDEDKQIAFHGVAYVNMAPLLCPGVKQIRGAFRVFNYEDSEVFEKTKIQHSIFRDLRSQLSLVKEGLGNSPVSKAAPNKAQKEEKDSSTTQYSEAGTFLMMEIKLDRPLVPKRLREELIRRVKELIPPRPALPPPTEGAKKVVEDYHKRVTSVAVAILGEYHELFGKQQADQGVMDHETLEEQKRQLNYELNTSGKYFAFKEQLKYSVVKIVREKYLKTTAFETKEQLQAFLSELYVYLVDHMHIALNKLLSGEDVSPAPPSCATKKQLWLFAREAEANKDLKLASLFYKQRIARDQRSIQSWLDYGAFCLLYEDATKAQECFQQAVCLDPQNIQSVLLCGIAAVKLQHYEEAEIFFEDACCLEPSSIIAWTLSGLFYETQNNYIQAERNFREATKLLRAQLEEEERILEAAEGEGKKPSSPSTDPEKIPDGSADKSPVEGVTSKEEATAVQQAPEASCPAPGPQPPPCTIFMKTVEFLMKVNAIRFVHKALAHELLLSLQGGPTFAYYMALAWTYMMQEDFPRCEECLCEAIQIDPVNPNVWAQKGHLCYLQKDFVNAKECYERVISFVEDAVDLHFVYLRLGSIYLEEKEYGRAKHIYLLACDNSASCLTWLGVGIACYRLGEMLEAEDALSEANALNNTNAEVWGYLALICLQGGRQLEAEQCYKYTVKLGLQNEALLQEIRAAQHRFGFGDPSL, from the exons ATGGaggtccctgcagggctggctaGTGGGAaggagcctgctgctgcagctcttcccactGTGTCACTGCCAATACCAGTACAGATCACAGTTGTGAGCGGAGAGAACCTG aaaactCTCAAAAGCAGCATGCTGTTCAGCATGGTGCGTGTGGAGTACAACGGAGCAGTCCTGGGAGACTCCTCCAAGACTCATGTCATGCCAGATGGGACAGCAGAATACGACTTCAGCACCAGCTTTGAGTGCAGCCCTGATGGGCCCAACTCCTTGGATGTCCTTGTGCAGAAACCACTGCTCT TGACAGTGCTAGAAGTGGTaccaaaggagaagaaaaagccagAGAAAATCACTCCTCTTGCCCAAGCTGTGGTGGACCTTCTACCTCTGCTGCAAG GAGTGCGTTCACTGAAGGTCTTTGCTCCTTTGTATGCAGTGCCTGCCTCCCCATCAGAGATGCTTCACCCCGAGGCCACG AGTGGCCTTGAAGTGACAGTGAGCACCAaagagctcctgctctctgccagccaGTTCTCAAGTGGGAACCTCTTGAGCATCACGCTGGAGGCAGCTTATTCTGTCCCTGAAGCCTTTACCACTGACGCCCAGCAAAACTACATGGCTTGCTTGCAAATGCCAGCAGCTGGCGAG AAAGAATTGCCATTGCTTTTCAAGAATGGCATCCTGAAGGCTGGTGGTGAAAAAGAACCATTGCCCCGGCCCAAAAACTGGCCCCTTGGCCCCCTCCTGGCCCCTGGTGCTCTGAAAATACCTGACTCCTTCATTGTTGGTGGGCGCtatgaggatgaggatggagagcTCACCAAAAGCGAG GACAGGGAATTCAGGATGCAGGCTGAGAGCACGAAGAGAATCGTGTGGGACACGGAAAGGCGCTGTTTCCTGGACGCTGCTGCCGTGGCCGT CCTGCAGAAGCGCATTGCCGAGTGCCGCTACTGGCCCgtggagctctgcaggatgaCCGTGGCCTCAGCTGGCAAAGGGAAAGTCGCCAAAATGGACAAG GGAGATGAGGACAAGCAGATTGCCTTCCACGGCGTGGCATATGTCAACATGGcgcctctgctgtgccctggggtgAAGCAGATCCGAGGGGCCTTCCGTGTCTTTAACTACGAGGACAGCGAGGTGTTTGAGAAG aCCAAAATCCAGCACAGTATTTTCCGGGATCTCAGGTCACAGCTCAGTCTGGTCAAGGAAGGGTTGGGGAACTCTCCTGTTTCCAAAGCTGCTCCCAATAAGGctcagaaggaagagaaagattCCAGTACAACG CAGTACAGCGAGGCAGGAACATTCCTGATGATGGAGATAAAGCTGGACAGGCCCCTGGTCCCAAAGCGGCTGCGGGAGGAGCTCATCCGGCG GGTCAAGGAGCTGATTCCTCCCCGCCCTGCGCTGCCGCCCCCGACGGAAGGAGCCAAGAAG gtgGTGGAAGATTATCACAAACGTGTCACCAGTGTTGCTGTTGCCATCCTGGGGGAATACCACGAGctttttgggaagcagcaggctGACCAGGGAGTGATGGACCATGAAACCCTGGAGGAACAAAAGCGTCAGCTCAACTACGAGCTCAATAcctctggaaaatattttgcttttaaagaacaGCTTAAG TATTCTGTGGTAAAGATTGTGAGGGAGAAATACCTGAAGACCACGGCATTTGAGaccaaggagcagctccaggcattCCTCAGTGAGCTCTATGTATACCTTGTGGACCACATGCACATTGCCCTAAACAAG CTCCTGTCTGGGGAAGATGtttctcctgcccctccatcctGTGCAACCaagaagcagctctggctctttGCTCGTGAAGCTGAAGCCAACAAGGACTTAAAACTGGCCTCTCTCTTCTACAAGCAG AGAATAGCTCGGGACCAGCGCAGCATCCAGTCCTGGCTGGACTATGGAGCCTTCTGCCTCCTGTACGAGGATGCCACCAAAGCCCAGGAGTGCTTCCAGCAGGCTGTTTGTCTGGACCCCCAGAACATCCAAAG cgTGCTGCTCTGTGGGATCGCAGCTGTCAAGCTGCAGCACTATGAAGAAGCAGAGATTTTCTTTGAGGATGCCTGCTGCTTGGAGCCATCCAGCATCATAGCCTGGACTCTCTCAG GTTTGTTTTATGAGACACAGAATAATTATATTCAGGCAGAAAGGAATTTCCGTGAGGCTACAAAGCTCCTGCGAGCACAGCttgaagaggaagagagaatCCTTGAGGCtgctgagggagaagggaaaaagcccagttctcccagcacagacccag AGAAGATTCCAGATGGCTCAGCTGACAAATCACCAGTGGAGGGTGTGACATCCAAGGAAGAGGCTACAGCAGTGCAGCAAGCCCCGGAAG CATCATGTCCTGCTCCAGGACCTCAGCCACCTCCCTGCACAATCTTCATGAAGACAGTGGAATTCCTGATGAAAGTCAATGCTATCCGG TTTGTTCACAAGGCACTGGCCCacgagctgctgctgagccttcAGGGAGGCCCCACCTTTGCCTACTACATGGCACTGGCCTGGACCTACATGATGCAGGAAGACTTCCCCAGATGTGAGGAATGTCTGTGCGAGGCCATTCAGATCGACCCCGTG aATCCAAATGTCTGGGCTCAGAAGGGGCACCTGTGCTACCTGCAGAAGGACTTTGTCAATGCAAAGGAATGCTACGAGCGAGTCATCAGCTTTGTGGAGGATGCTGTGGATTTGCACTTTGTCTACCTGCGCCTGGGCTCCATCTacctggaagaaaaagag TATGGCCGGGCCAAGCACATCTACCTGCTCGCCTGTGACAACTCTGCCTCCTGCCTCACCTGGCTGGGCGTGGGCATCGCTTGCTACAGG CTGGGAGAGATGCTGGAAGCAGAAGATGCCCTCTCTGAAGCCAATGCCCTAAATAACACCAACGCAGAAGTGTGGGGATATCTCGCCCTCATCTGCCTGCAG GGCGGGcggcagctggaggcagagcagtgctaCAAATACACCGTCAAG CTCGGCCTGCAGAACGAGGCGCTGCTGCAGGAGATCCGCGCCGCCCAGCACCGCTTCGGCTTCGGCGACCCTTCGCTCTGA
- the MSS51 gene encoding putative protein MSS51 homolog, mitochondrial has product MDRNVPGLSHVILQKLNMKSYEDYKSAMDGRKSGSDFGIRTYFDMFQKMEDTFKFCVECKKLPDALPDPKSLRRCKRCQNVYYCGVACQRANWPLHKKFCKKLKLVALDRLVEWLVFTGDIPFPTDTWTKPAWEVKGWEDWFSMQEQLEEKLGAIVAGRYMTLLWANAGKPRPEDAELRESIRRLVTDFHSRPLTIGLGLRLFGIDPLTRPLTVHVVGASHVETLNTRLTDYDELTRMFPGHQGMEMVMVGVDVVDGPIMRPPLTTLAPRGRVYLSSYKGLYHDFWESQVETKLAAPPDLVVGFHPGFHACPDLLAGWLPTLLLLRDYRLPVLFTVYSEQELKASLQILVELEMHVVGYASNPFASLRPEQVYSSPNKPPVYCSSHYIALLGAEAVPGAEELEDDDGWQGGEPSAAAVAGGIAPGLG; this is encoded by the exons ATGGACCGCAACGTGCCGGGGCTGTCCCATGTCATCCTGCAGAAGCTCAACATGAAGAGCTACGAGGACTACAA GTCTGCCATGGATGGGAGGAAGAGCGGCAGCGATTTTGGGATCCGGACATATTTTGACATGTTCCAGAAGATGGAGGACACCTTCAAGTTTTGCGTCGAGTGCAAGAAGCTTCCTGATGCCCTCCCGGACCCCAAAAGTCTCCGACGTTGCAAGAG GTGCCAAAATGTGTACTACTGTGGAGTAGCGTGCCAGCGTGCCAACTGGCCACTGCACAAGAAGTTCTGCAAGAAGCTGAAGTTGGTGGCCCTGGACCGGCTGGTGGAGTGGCTCGTCTTCACAG GAGACATCCCATTTCCCACGGACACCTGGACAAAACCTGCCTGGGAGGTGAAGGGCTGGGAGGACTGGTTCtccatgcaggagcagctggaggagaagctgggTGCCATCGTGGCCGGGCGGTACATGACCCTGCTGTGGGCCAACGCCGGGAAGCCGCGGCCGGAGGACGCGGAGCTGCGGGAATCCATCCGGCGCCTGGTCACCGACTTCCACTCGCGCCCGCTCACCATCGGCCTGGGACTGCGGCTGTTCGGCATCGACCCCCTCACCAGGCCCCTCACCGTGCACGTGGTGGGGGCTTCCCACGTGGAGACCCTCAACACGCGGCTGACGGACTACGACGAGCTGACGCGGATGTTCCCGGGGCACCAGGGCATGGAGATGGTGATGGTGGGGGTGGACGTGGTGGACGGACCCATCATGAGGCCACCCCTGACCACGCTGGCGCCCCGGGGAAGGGTCTATCTCAGCAGCTACAAGGGGCTCTACCACGACTTCTGGGAAAGCCAAGTGGAAACCAAGCTGGCCGCCCCTCCCGACCTGGTGGTGGGCTTTCACCCGG GTTTCCATGCCTGCCCAGACCTGCTGGCGGGctggctgcccaccctgctgctgctgcgggaCTATCGCCTGCCCGTGCTCTTCACCGTGTACAG tgagcaggagctgaaggcCTCCCTGCAGATCCTTGTGGAGCTGGAGATGCACGTTGTGGGTTATGCCAGCAACCCCTTTGCCTCACTGCGGCCTGAGCAGGTGTACTCGAGCCCCAACAAGCCACCCGTGTACTGCAGCTCCCACTACATcgccctgctgggagcagaggctgtgccaggggctgaggagctggaggatgatgatggctggcagggaggagagcccagtgctgctgctgtggctgggggcattgccccagggctgggctga